One Alnus glutinosa chromosome 3, dhAlnGlut1.1, whole genome shotgun sequence genomic region harbors:
- the LOC133863987 gene encoding uncharacterized protein LOC133863987, which translates to MASTSVKNNFLPPGLVSNLQEVLSKKNNEADKEGDQSKDTAESTSVSDAAEAIDSSKPNVLLTNAHGIESPGLVYLVEALVREGLYNVHVCAPQSDKSVSGHSVTLRETIAVSSAEINGATAFEVSGTPVDCVSLALSGALFSWSKPLLVISGINQGSSCGHHMFYSGVVAGAREALICGVPSLSISLNWKKDESQENDFKDAVAICLPLINAAIRDIEKGVFPKSCSLNIEIPTSPLTNKGFKLAKQSMWRSTLNWQAVSASRYPAGHFMSNQQSLGIQLAQLGRDASAAGAARRLNTQRKNVEVVESIGVAGKADSNRVKKYFRLEFLDKEQEETDEDLDFRALESGFVAVTPLSLSHVETDISTAASDWISAALSGEQ; encoded by the exons ATGGCTTCGACTTCCGTGAAGAATAACTTCTTGCCTCCGGGCCTGGTCTCCAATCTCCAGGAAGTCCTTAGCAAGAAGAACAATGAGGCTGACAAAGAAGGCGACCAATCCAAAGACACTGCTGAATCCACCTCGGTTTCTGATGCTGCGGAGGCTATAGACAGTTCCAAGCCCAATGTGCTCCTCACTAATGCCCACGGGATTGAGTCCCCTGGCCTTGTGTACCTCGTGGAAGCTCTGGTTCGTGAAGGGTTATACAATGTCCATGTCTGCGCTCCACAATC GGACAAATCAGTGTCGGGTCATTCTGTGACTCTCCGAGAAACGATTGCTGTGAGTTCCGCTGAGATTAATGGCGCCACAGCTTTTGAAGTTTCAG GGACTCCTGTGGATTGTGTCTCATTAGCATTATCCGGGGCATTGTTTTCTTGGTCAAAGCCTCTTCTG GTGATTAGTGGAATTAATCAGGGATCAAGCTGTGGCCATCACAT GTTTTACTCAGGTGTTGTTGCTGGAGCTAGAGAGGCGCTAATATGTGGTGTACCGTCGTTGTCTATATCACTGAACTG GAAGAAGGACGAAAGTCAAGAAAATGATTTTAAGGATGCAGTTGCAATTTGTTTACCGTTAATAAATGCAGCTATCAGGGATATTGAAAAAGGAGTTTTCCCCAAAAGCTGCTCTTTGAATATAGAGATTCCTACTTCTCCTTTGACAAACAAG GGTTTCAAATTGGCCAAGCAAAGTATGTGGAGATCCACTCTAAACTGGCAAGCTGTTTCTGCTAGCCGCTATCCTGCTGGACATTTCATGTCCAATCAACAAAGCCTTGGCATTCAGCTTGCACAGCTTGGCCGAGATGCCTCTGCTGCG GGTGCAGCTCGTCGTTTGAACACACAAAGGAAGAATGTGGAGGTGGTTGAATCAATTGGAGTCGCTGGAAAAGCTGATTCCAACAGGGTGAAGAAGTATTTCCGGCTAGAg TTTCTGGATAAAGAGCAGGAAGAGACAGATGAGGATCTGGATTTCAGAGCACTTGAAAGTGGATTC GTTGCAGTTactcctctttctctttcccATGTTGAGACGGACATTTCAACAGCTGCTTCAGATTGGATCTCTGCTGCCCTTTCTGGAGAGCAATGA